One segment of candidate division KSB1 bacterium DNA contains the following:
- a CDS encoding endonuclease/exonuclease/phosphatase family protein, giving the protein MKTRTMLYWLFSGLLLLLGCSKQHPTAPQLAEFTEADTQSLIATIDCEKEIGTFGRLQGAVTAMTRNIYVGGDVDIVIGASDPTQIPILVAQVFQQVQSTNFPERAVSLAREIAWTQPDVVGLQEVSLIRYQSPGDAVIGGTTPAVDTLYNYLGILLRALRAQGARYRVAGMVQDTDVELPMLVSQNPLKFDDVRLTDFDVILVREGIRVSDVIGHNYQARLVVPSSGFAVLRGFVAAKAKIGDQEYRVVNTHLEPASNPAILPIQLGQAQELLAFLQSETLPIILLGDFNSEAPNGATYQLMLANGYTDIWTENRLKHDPNGYTYGHDADLRNPVANFYERIDYIFIRNEIRRRHQPPLGSAFAIVVGDEEFNRTPSGLWPSDHGGVVARFRMVPLVPFAGIGN; this is encoded by the coding sequence ACGCAATCGTTGATTGCAACAATCGATTGTGAAAAGGAGATTGGAACTTTTGGCCGATTGCAAGGTGCAGTTACCGCCATGACCCGAAATATTTATGTTGGTGGGGACGTCGATATTGTAATCGGAGCGAGCGACCCAACCCAGATTCCGATTTTGGTTGCTCAGGTTTTTCAGCAGGTGCAATCGACCAATTTTCCAGAACGGGCGGTTTCGTTGGCGCGAGAGATCGCCTGGACGCAGCCAGATGTAGTGGGATTGCAGGAGGTGTCTTTGATCCGTTACCAGTCGCCAGGGGATGCAGTAATCGGAGGGACGACTCCAGCCGTCGATACCTTGTACAATTATCTCGGAATTTTGTTGCGGGCGCTTCGGGCGCAAGGCGCTCGCTACAGGGTCGCTGGCATGGTGCAGGACACTGATGTGGAGCTGCCGATGCTGGTCAGCCAGAATCCGCTCAAGTTCGATGACGTGCGGCTCACCGATTTCGATGTGATCTTGGTTCGCGAAGGGATTCGCGTTTCCGATGTGATTGGCCATAATTATCAAGCTCGGCTCGTCGTTCCGAGCTCTGGATTCGCTGTATTGCGCGGTTTTGTGGCGGCAAAAGCCAAGATTGGGGACCAGGAGTATCGGGTGGTGAATACCCATTTAGAGCCAGCTTCCAACCCTGCCATCCTACCGATTCAATTAGGCCAAGCTCAAGAATTGCTGGCTTTCTTGCAAAGCGAAACGTTGCCAATAATTTTGCTCGGGGATTTCAATAGCGAAGCTCCCAACGGGGCTACATATCAGTTGATGCTTGCTAACGGTTACACCGATATTTGGACTGAAAATCGTTTGAAGCACGATCCCAACGGTTACACCTATGGTCATGATGCCGATCTGAGAAACCCAGTGGCCAATTTTTATGAACGCATCGACTATATCTTCATTCGCAATGAGATCCGTCGTCGCCATCAGCCTCCGTTGGGTTCGGCGTTCGCCATCGTGGTAGGAGATGAGGAGTTCAATCGAACCCCTTCAGGCCTATGGCCTTCGGATCACGGCGGAGTAGTTGCTCGATTTAGAATGGTGCCGCTGGTACCGTTTGCTGGTATCGGTAATTGA